The Klebsiella sp. RHBSTW-00484 genome includes a window with the following:
- the tnpC gene encoding IS66 family transposase, producing the protein MDISLLSTTNDIEQLRTLALAMVQNAVSENAEKEEKLRQQNTTLQQRILLLEEALKLARQQRFGKKSETLAGMQRSLFEEDMDADIAAVEAQLDTLLPAEEKAAPERPARKPLPAHLPRVIKTIEPASTESCPDCQGALRHIRDEVSEKLEYIPARVVVNRYVRPQYGCTCCQRVVSGDMPAHIVPKGVAEPSLIAQLVISKHCDHMPLYRQQPVLARSDIHLPVSTMADMVGRAGAVLTPLAESLHRILLTCDVLHADETPLQILDTKKGGKARSGYLWTYVSGEKSGPSVVCFDSQPGRSSKYAAEYLKGWAGNLVVDGYPAYETLVGQNKGLMLTGCRAHARRNFADLYKANKDPRAAMAVRQIAGLYRLEKKIRHRPVEKIRQWRQRYARPVLEKLWQWLEQQKDACPESSALGKAITYALKRRVTLSRFLEDGALPLDNNRCERAIRPVVMGRSNWLFAGSAAAGERAAKIMSLLETAKMNGLDPHAWLTDVLQRLPGWPEEELDALLPLPGFAFGGEGA; encoded by the coding sequence ATGGATATCTCCCTTCTCTCCACCACAAACGATATTGAACAGCTTCGTACTCTGGCGCTTGCCATGGTGCAAAACGCCGTGTCTGAGAATGCTGAAAAAGAAGAAAAACTTCGCCAGCAGAATACCACTCTACAGCAACGTATCCTTCTGCTGGAAGAGGCGCTGAAGCTGGCACGCCAGCAGCGCTTCGGGAAAAAGAGCGAAACACTGGCCGGCATGCAGCGCTCCCTGTTCGAAGAGGATATGGATGCGGATATCGCGGCTGTTGAAGCGCAACTGGACACGCTGCTTCCTGCCGAAGAAAAAGCCGCTCCGGAACGTCCGGCGCGAAAACCGCTACCGGCCCATCTTCCGCGGGTCATAAAAACAATCGAACCGGCCTCAACCGAAAGCTGTCCTGACTGCCAGGGTGCGCTGCGCCACATCCGCGATGAAGTGAGCGAAAAGCTGGAATATATCCCGGCCCGCGTCGTGGTTAACCGGTACGTTCGCCCGCAGTATGGCTGCACCTGCTGCCAGCGGGTGGTCAGCGGTGATATGCCTGCGCACATTGTCCCGAAAGGTGTGGCAGAGCCGTCACTCATCGCCCAGCTGGTGATCAGCAAACACTGCGACCATATGCCCCTGTACCGCCAGCAGCCGGTTCTGGCCCGTTCAGATATCCATCTGCCCGTCAGCACGATGGCAGATATGGTCGGCCGTGCGGGGGCGGTGCTGACGCCACTGGCGGAATCACTGCACCGGATACTGCTGACTTGTGATGTGCTTCATGCCGATGAAACGCCTTTGCAAATCCTGGACACGAAAAAAGGCGGTAAAGCCCGTTCCGGCTATCTGTGGACTTACGTCAGCGGTGAAAAAAGTGGTCCGTCTGTCGTCTGCTTCGACAGTCAACCAGGGCGGAGCAGCAAGTACGCGGCGGAATACCTGAAAGGCTGGGCCGGAAACCTGGTAGTTGACGGGTATCCGGCGTATGAAACCCTGGTCGGGCAGAACAAAGGGCTCATGCTGACAGGTTGCCGGGCACATGCCCGCAGAAACTTCGCCGACCTTTATAAAGCTAACAAGGATCCGCGGGCGGCGATGGCGGTCCGGCAGATAGCCGGGCTATACCGGCTGGAAAAGAAGATCCGACACCGGCCAGTGGAAAAGATCCGCCAGTGGCGGCAGCGTTATGCGCGACCCGTGCTGGAAAAACTGTGGCAGTGGCTTGAGCAGCAGAAGGATGCGTGCCCGGAGAGCTCCGCGCTGGGTAAAGCAATCACGTATGCACTCAAACGACGGGTGACGCTCAGCCGCTTCCTGGAGGATGGCGCGTTGCCGCTGGACAACAATCGTTGTGAGAGGGCGATACGACCGGTGGTCATGGGACGTTCAAACTGGCTCTTCGCAGGTTCGGCTGCGGCGGGTGAGCGTGCAGCGAAAATAATGAGTCTGCTGGAAACTGCGAAGATGAACGGTCTTGATCCCCATGCCTGGCTGACGGATGTGCTGCAACGGCTACCGGGCTGGCCGGAAGAGGAGCTGGACGCGTTGCTGCCGCTGCCGGGGTTCGCCTTCGGGGGCGAAGGAGCCTGA
- the tnpB gene encoding IS66 family insertion sequence element accessory protein TnpB (TnpB, as the term is used for proteins encoded by IS66 family insertion elements, is considered an accessory protein, since TnpC, encoded by a neighboring gene, is a DDE family transposase.) encodes MLMPENVFLAVKPVDMRRGIDTLTQYVQDELKSSWHEGAAFVFTNKARSRIKVLRWDKHGVWLCVRRLHKGHFRWPRANEAAWTLTPDEFSWLVSGVDWQQVKGHDLTKWVFRDTSGTASKTTITL; translated from the coding sequence ATGCTGATGCCTGAAAATGTCTTCCTCGCCGTGAAGCCCGTGGATATGCGACGTGGCATCGACACGCTGACGCAGTATGTCCAGGATGAGCTCAAATCGTCGTGGCACGAAGGCGCCGCCTTCGTCTTCACCAATAAAGCCCGTTCGCGCATCAAGGTGCTGCGCTGGGATAAACACGGCGTCTGGTTGTGCGTTCGCCGTCTGCATAAAGGCCACTTTCGCTGGCCCCGGGCAAATGAGGCCGCCTGGACCCTCACGCCCGATGAGTTCAGCTGGCTTGTCAGCGGTGTTGACTGGCAACAGGTAAAAGGCCACGACCTCACAAAATGGGTCTTCCGGGATACATCCGGAACCGCATCAAAAACCACCATAACCTTATGA
- the tnpA gene encoding IS66 family insertion sequence element accessory protein TnpA: MMKQRWFIEQKKQHVASWRASGLTRQQYCELHDIPFTSFREWPQDVAKAERRASEPAVLPVHITEASPPAGSFSPAVNEPVTLFLPGGIRMCCHPSQLNDVFRALKYADA, from the coding sequence CTGATGAAACAGCGATGGTTCATTGAACAGAAAAAACAACATGTTGCCAGCTGGCGGGCCAGTGGTCTTACCCGCCAGCAATACTGTGAACTTCACGACATTCCCTTCACTTCCTTTCGTGAATGGCCCCAGGATGTCGCAAAGGCTGAACGACGTGCCAGCGAACCTGCGGTACTGCCTGTTCATATCACCGAAGCATCACCACCTGCTGGATCCTTTTCACCTGCAGTGAATGAACCCGTTACGCTCTTTCTGCCCGGTGGAATACGCATGTGCTGCCATCCTTCACAGCTGAACGATGTCTTCAGGGCGCTCAAATATGCTGATGCCTGA